The following proteins are co-located in the Nocardioides piscis genome:
- a CDS encoding YbaK/EbsC family protein, producing the protein MANEHPAVTSFRGQLARRGGTGDVIILPDSVHTAILASQALGCEVGAIANSLLFDAGGQPVLILTSGAHRVDTAKAADLIGLGRLQRASADFVKQHTGQVIGGVSPIAHPAPVPTWIDTWLRRHDVVWAAAGHPAAVFSTTFEELVEMTGAVEIEVE; encoded by the coding sequence ATGGCGAACGAACACCCAGCTGTCACCTCATTTCGAGGCCAGCTGGCCCGGCGCGGCGGCACCGGCGACGTGATCATCCTGCCCGACTCGGTCCACACCGCCATACTCGCCTCGCAGGCCCTCGGGTGCGAGGTCGGCGCCATCGCCAACAGCCTGCTCTTCGACGCCGGCGGCCAGCCCGTCCTGATCCTCACCTCCGGCGCCCACCGCGTCGACACCGCCAAGGCCGCAGACCTCATCGGTCTCGGACGACTGCAGCGGGCCAGCGCAGACTTCGTCAAGCAGCACACCGGCCAGGTCATCGGAGGCGTCTCCCCCATCGCCCATCCGGCGCCGGTGCCGACCTGGATCGACACCTGGCTGCGCCGCCACGACGTCGTGTGGGCCGCTGCCGGGCATCCCGCCGCAGTCTTCTCCACGACCTTCGAAGAGCTGGTCGAGATGACCGGCGCCGTCGAGATCGAGGTGGAGTGA
- a CDS encoding ArsC/Spx/MgsR family protein, with the protein MEIWLNPACSKCRTAVAELDAAGTDYTVRRYLEDPPTADELAAVVDRLGVDPWHLARDKEAREAGIDLPRDAGHRDAWLAALAAHPRAIQRPIITAADGTTVVGRDPDSLRAVIDAETVQERLTRPPGPSS; encoded by the coding sequence ATGGAGATCTGGCTCAACCCCGCGTGCTCCAAGTGCCGTACGGCGGTCGCCGAGCTGGACGCCGCCGGCACCGACTACACCGTCCGCCGCTATCTCGAGGACCCGCCGACGGCCGACGAGCTCGCGGCCGTCGTGGACCGCCTCGGCGTCGACCCCTGGCACCTGGCCCGCGACAAGGAGGCCCGCGAGGCCGGCATCGACCTCCCCCGCGACGCCGGGCACCGCGACGCCTGGCTCGCTGCGCTCGCCGCCCATCCCCGCGCCATCCAGCGCCCGATCATCACGGCCGCAGACGGCACCACGGTGGTGGGGCGCGACCCCGACTCGCTGCGTGCCGTGATCGACGCGGAGACCGTCCAGGAACGGCTGACCCGCCCGCCCGGGCCGTCCTCCTAG
- a CDS encoding DUF4126 domain-containing protein, translating to MESLALTFSSGWASGINAYLVVLVLGLADKTGDFAQIPDVLARWDVITVAGFMYAMEFIADKIPYIDSSWDAISTAIRPTTGAVIGVLLAGDASSLDQAILGVVGGGSALLSHLVKAGGRLAINASPEPVTNIGASLAEDIAVFAVVAFAINNPEAAAAIAGVLLALGLVLLYILAKVIRRGWRKWKKKDPIAASA from the coding sequence GTGGAATCACTCGCCCTGACCTTCTCCAGCGGCTGGGCCAGCGGCATCAACGCCTATCTGGTCGTGCTCGTGCTGGGCCTGGCCGACAAGACCGGCGACTTCGCCCAGATCCCCGACGTGCTGGCCCGCTGGGACGTCATCACCGTTGCGGGCTTCATGTATGCGATGGAGTTCATCGCCGACAAGATCCCCTACATCGACTCCTCCTGGGACGCGATCTCCACCGCGATCCGCCCCACCACGGGCGCCGTGATCGGCGTGCTCCTGGCCGGTGACGCCTCGTCGCTGGACCAGGCCATCCTCGGGGTCGTGGGTGGTGGCAGTGCGCTGCTCTCCCACCTGGTCAAGGCGGGCGGCCGGCTGGCCATCAACGCCTCCCCCGAGCCGGTGACCAACATCGGTGCCAGCCTGGCCGAGGACATCGCCGTCTTCGCCGTCGTCGCCTTCGCGATCAACAACCCCGAGGCAGCCGCCGCGATCGCCGGGGTGCTGCTCGCGCTCGGGCTGGTCCTGCTCTACATCCTCGCCAAGGTGATCCGACGGGGGTGGCGGAAGTGGAAGAAGAAGGACCCGATCGCGGCGTCGGCATGA